One window from the genome of Bacillus mesophilus encodes:
- the gcvH gene encoding glycine cleavage system protein GcvH: MNTPKELRYTKEHEWVQIDGNTVRIGITDFAQSELGDIVFVELPEVGDDIAADEPFGSVESVKTVSELYAPVSGKVVEVNADLDDSPEFVNESPYEKAWMIVVELSDVSQLDSLMTAEQYEEMINQD, encoded by the coding sequence ATGAATACACCAAAAGAACTACGCTACACAAAAGAGCATGAGTGGGTACAAATAGACGGTAATACAGTACGTATCGGAATCACAGATTTTGCTCAATCGGAACTGGGAGATATCGTGTTTGTTGAGCTTCCTGAAGTTGGGGATGACATTGCTGCTGACGAGCCTTTCGGAAGCGTTGAATCCGTAAAAACTGTTTCAGAGCTTTACGCTCCTGTAAGCGGTAAAGTGGTTGAAGTAAACGCTGATCTTGATGACAGCCCTGAATTCGTAAATGAGTCTCCATACGAGAAGGCGTGGATGATTGTTGTTGAGCTTTCAGATGTGAGCCAGCTTGATTCATTAATGACAGCAGAACAATATGAAGAAATGATTAATCAAGACTAA
- a CDS encoding DUF6449 domain-containing protein, whose translation MQSKTSWFNKEIILQGFRSTGWLGIIYFLGLFFALPLRIIMFVTEEESIYRHQFFENNNLFSWNNDILTLFSGAVPVLIGIFIFRYIQTKASSDLFHSLPVNRVQLYNHFVGIGATLVVLPILLNMMILFIMVPAFDLSVYFTITDILYWAGITILINLLAYMGTVVIGMVTGISIIHGVLSYIFLFLPIGLCLLLVFSLDIFLFGFTPDFYTGPELGKLSPLSRTVYLNNMPVTWGETGIYLGLILVLFGCAILLYRKRRLEAITNPIVFPILRPIFKYGVTFCFMLFGGLYFGEVQNNFGWTVFGYVVGSIIGYLIAEMVLQKTWRVLGGFKGYLYFVVGMVVLLVAIHFDVFGYEGKVPETAEIEKIYYGSERYLYFNEAEDFGLPIEYFHEEENFENIIKLHQAIIDDKDRLKDQDLPSHPESVFIVYELKNGEKIVRDYAIPGNDYAHLLKPIYESTEYKNVRFQAMQLEASEVEKLVFEPTIGYKQREVVISDKAEIVELLSVLKEDILVQEYENYNEGTISTIRIDLVSEDPHFETYHGLTASYPGVEKWLKDKGVYENAVLTGDDFEYAILLGEQIIDINEYYTLPNNELVEKLNSLEDTTKVTNPTEILDLWKNATGDYNKGLNIAFKFKEQPHIEFRTIDDKAASSSK comes from the coding sequence ATGCAATCCAAAACATCTTGGTTTAATAAAGAGATCATCCTTCAAGGCTTTAGGAGCACGGGATGGCTTGGGATTATCTACTTTTTAGGCTTGTTCTTTGCGTTACCATTAAGAATTATAATGTTTGTGACTGAAGAAGAGTCAATCTATAGGCATCAATTTTTTGAAAATAATAATCTATTTTCATGGAATAACGATATTCTAACCCTTTTTTCAGGTGCTGTTCCTGTTTTAATAGGAATTTTTATATTTAGATATATTCAAACAAAAGCATCCTCAGATTTATTTCATAGTTTACCAGTTAACCGAGTTCAGCTATATAACCATTTTGTTGGAATAGGTGCAACTTTAGTTGTTTTACCTATCTTGCTCAATATGATGATTCTGTTTATTATGGTTCCAGCATTTGATCTATCAGTATACTTCACGATCACTGACATCCTTTACTGGGCTGGTATCACTATTTTAATTAATTTGCTGGCATATATGGGTACAGTAGTGATCGGAATGGTGACAGGAATTTCGATCATACATGGAGTACTTTCTTACATCTTTTTGTTTTTGCCGATTGGTCTATGTTTGTTATTAGTTTTTAGCTTAGATATTTTCCTTTTTGGATTCACGCCGGATTTTTATACGGGTCCAGAATTAGGGAAACTATCTCCTCTTTCAAGGACTGTTTATCTTAATAACATGCCAGTAACATGGGGTGAAACTGGGATTTACCTTGGATTAATCCTCGTGCTTTTCGGTTGTGCGATTTTACTTTATCGAAAAAGAAGATTAGAAGCTATTACAAATCCAATCGTATTTCCGATCCTTAGACCTATTTTTAAATACGGAGTAACCTTCTGTTTCATGCTCTTCGGAGGGTTGTATTTCGGTGAGGTGCAAAACAACTTTGGATGGACAGTTTTTGGTTATGTTGTAGGTTCTATTATTGGATACCTCATTGCAGAGATGGTTCTCCAAAAAACATGGAGAGTCTTAGGTGGATTTAAAGGATACTTATATTTTGTTGTGGGTATGGTCGTCCTATTAGTAGCGATCCACTTTGATGTATTTGGTTATGAGGGAAAAGTACCTGAAACTGCTGAAATTGAAAAAATATACTACGGAAGTGAACGTTATCTTTATTTCAATGAAGCTGAGGATTTTGGACTTCCAATCGAATATTTCCATGAAGAAGAGAACTTTGAAAATATTATCAAACTCCATCAAGCTATTATAGATGATAAAGACCGTTTAAAGGATCAAGATTTACCTAGTCATCCGGAATCAGTTTTTATTGTGTATGAGTTGAAAAATGGAGAAAAAATTGTTCGTGATTACGCGATTCCTGGAAATGATTATGCTCACTTATTAAAGCCAATTTATGAGTCAACGGAATATAAAAATGTTAGGTTTCAAGCGATGCAGCTAGAAGCTTCTGAAGTAGAAAAATTAGTCTTCGAACCGACAATCGGATATAAACAAAGAGAAGTTGTTATATCAGATAAGGCTGAAATTGTAGAATTACTTTCCGTCTTAAAGGAAGATATTTTAGTTCAAGAGTATGAAAACTATAATGAAGGGACTATTTCTACAATTAGGATTGACCTAGTGTCAGAAGATCCACACTTTGAGACCTATCATGGATTAACAGCTTCATACCCTGGGGTAGAAAAATGGTTGAAGGACAAGGGAGTTTATGAAAATGCTGTTTTAACAGGTGATGATTTTGAATATGCCATTCTTCTAGGTGAACAAATTATTGATATTAATGAGTATTACACACTACCAAATAATGAATTGGTCGAAAAACTTAATAGCCTGGAGGACACGACAAAAGTTACAAATCCAACAGAAATTCTCGATTTATGGAAGAATGCAACCGGTGATTATAATAAAGGCCTAAATATTGCATTTAAATTTAAAGAGCAACCTCATATAGAATTTAGAACAATTGATGATAAAGCTGCGAGTTCATCCAAGTAG
- a CDS encoding thioredoxin family protein, with translation MVVEEWQEIRTGDIMKHKELALFLFTPICGTCKLAEKMLTVIQELLPDFPIKKVNLNYTPELASEWEIQSVPCLLLFKHGVLIKKIFAFQSVDYLYKEIKYLCSTEE, from the coding sequence ATGGTAGTGGAAGAATGGCAGGAAATACGGACTGGAGACATAATGAAACATAAGGAACTGGCATTATTTTTGTTTACACCTATTTGTGGCACATGCAAACTGGCTGAAAAAATGCTAACGGTGATTCAAGAGCTCCTACCTGATTTTCCAATTAAGAAAGTAAATCTAAATTATACTCCTGAATTAGCCTCAGAATGGGAGATTCAAAGTGTACCATGTCTCCTATTATTTAAGCATGGTGTATTAATTAAGAAAATTTTTGCTTTTCAATCTGTTGACTATTTGTATAAAGAGATTAAATACTTATGTTCAACTGAAGAATAA
- a CDS encoding ATP-binding cassette domain-containing protein: MISVKNLSKGFEDLEAIKSISLNVKKGSIYGLLGSNGAGKTTLLRILAGILVQDQGELTINDQVVFENERIKNHLFFIPDTPYFFSQYTTNQMAKFYSSIYSNWSQERFLKLQDVFQLDRNKKIQKFSKGMQRQVAFWLALSTMPDLLILDEPFDGLDPVMRRKVKNLIIQDVADREMTIIVSSHNLREVEDICDYVGIVHKGTMLLEKDLDDLKSDVHKIQVAFSGDISDEIFKGVSLLYKEERGSVILCIVRGQESEVVNHFRKYNPVIFDLLPLTLEEIFIYEMGDQGYAIQNILV; the protein is encoded by the coding sequence GTGATTAGTGTAAAAAATCTCTCAAAAGGATTTGAAGATCTTGAAGCGATTAAGAGTATTAGCTTAAACGTAAAGAAAGGTTCGATTTACGGTCTTCTAGGTTCAAATGGTGCGGGAAAAACAACCCTATTAAGAATATTAGCTGGAATTCTGGTTCAGGATCAAGGTGAGCTAACAATTAATGACCAGGTTGTTTTTGAGAATGAAAGAATTAAAAATCATTTATTCTTTATACCTGATACTCCTTACTTCTTTTCACAATACACGACTAACCAAATGGCTAAATTTTATAGCAGCATATATTCAAACTGGTCACAGGAGCGCTTTTTAAAGCTACAGGATGTGTTTCAGCTTGATCGAAATAAAAAGATTCAAAAATTCTCAAAGGGAATGCAGAGGCAGGTTGCGTTTTGGTTAGCCCTATCCACGATGCCTGACCTTCTTATTCTGGATGAGCCATTTGACGGATTAGATCCCGTTATGAGAAGAAAAGTGAAGAATTTAATCATCCAAGATGTCGCAGACCGAGAAATGACGATTATTGTTTCCTCACACAATCTTAGGGAAGTTGAAGATATTTGTGACTATGTAGGGATTGTACATAAGGGTACGATGCTATTAGAAAAGGATTTAGATGACTTGAAGTCGGATGTACATAAAATTCAAGTAGCATTTTCAGGAGACATTTCCGATGAAATATTCAAAGGAGTAAGCCTTTTGTATAAGGAAGAACGTGGAAGCGTTATTTTATGTATTGTTCGTGGACAGGAAAGTGAAGTGGTGAACCATTTTCGTAAATATAATCCCGTTATTTTTGACTTACTACCATTAACACTAGAAGAAATTTTCATTTACGAAATGGGGGATCAAGGCTATGCAATCCAAAACATCTTGGTTTAA
- a CDS encoding GntR family transcriptional regulator has translation MFELDIRSRQPIYEQLVEKLKELIMNNILKVDEQLPSVRTLAQQLTINPNTIQKAYRELERQGYTYSVPGKGSFVSDASSIINNEKLEKLKQELIKVLSEAVYLGLKKEDIVELFEAIDDSVKGGNQGD, from the coding sequence ATGTTTGAATTAGACATCAGAAGTAGGCAGCCCATTTATGAGCAGTTAGTAGAAAAATTAAAGGAGTTAATTATGAACAACATTCTAAAGGTTGATGAACAGCTACCATCCGTAAGGACACTTGCTCAGCAATTAACGATAAATCCTAATACTATTCAAAAAGCATACCGTGAATTAGAAAGACAAGGTTATACATATTCAGTACCAGGTAAAGGAAGCTTTGTGAGTGACGCATCGAGTATTATTAATAACGAAAAATTAGAAAAGCTAAAACAGGAATTAATTAAGGTGTTATCAGAAGCAGTGTATCTTGGACTTAAAAAGGAAGATATCGTGGAATTGTTTGAAGCAATTGATGATTCTGTGAAAGGGGGAAATCAGGGTGATTAG
- a CDS encoding YusG family protein encodes MLEQKRLDITDRVVGKFGQDQVELYVGEESIGRMLFTGQGNQYDLKPGYEQEENKIFHYADITTNPDQKYTDCDQEDGWC; translated from the coding sequence ATGCTAGAGCAAAAGCGTCTTGATATAACAGACCGAGTTGTCGGTAAATTTGGTCAAGATCAAGTGGAATTATATGTTGGTGAAGAATCAATTGGTAGAATGCTCTTTACTGGACAAGGCAATCAGTATGACTTAAAGCCGGGCTATGAGCAGGAAGAAAACAAGATTTTTCACTATGCAGATATAACAACAAATCCAGATCAAAAATATACCGATTGTGATCAAGAAGATGGTTGGTGCTAG
- a CDS encoding RNA polymerase sigma factor — translation MDYTNLYNLYYKKIYYQVHSMIRDHYLAEDIVQETFIKAFEKADSILDESKIGPWLMTIAKRTAVDFIRKESRQGCEFVEDLINYKEEPKTSVEKEVEWEFFKNEIECEINNLRKEQQAIIHLKINNGLKEKEIASQLKMNPGTVKINLYRARKQLKSKLEPQLVIA, via the coding sequence ATGGATTACACTAACTTATATAATCTGTATTACAAAAAGATATACTATCAAGTTCACTCGATGATCAGGGATCATTATTTGGCAGAGGACATTGTTCAAGAAACCTTTATTAAAGCTTTTGAAAAGGCTGACTCAATACTAGATGAGTCGAAAATTGGACCTTGGCTCATGACAATTGCGAAAAGGACAGCAGTTGACTTTATTAGAAAAGAGAGTAGACAAGGCTGTGAATTTGTCGAAGATCTGATCAACTACAAGGAAGAACCAAAAACTTCTGTAGAAAAAGAGGTCGAGTGGGAATTTTTTAAGAATGAAATAGAATGTGAGATCAATAATTTACGTAAAGAGCAGCAAGCGATTATTCATTTGAAAATCAATAACGGCTTAAAAGAAAAAGAAATTGCAAGTCAGCTTAAGATGAATCCTGGAACGGTAAAGATCAATCTTTATCGTGCAAGAAAGCAATTGAAATCTAAGTTAGAACCACAATTAGTTATTGCTTAG
- a CDS encoding MerR family transcriptional regulator — MKVKEVADLVGISVRTLHHYDDIGLLIPEETTEAGYRLYSDKNLETLQQILFFKELGFPLKKIKEIIDNPTFDRQEALTIQLKMLLEKKSRLDKIIGTIEKTIKHSRGEIHMSNQEKFEGFDFSKNPYEQEARAKWGDQAVDEANEKVKNMTAFDQEKFNEIYRNLAAIRNLSADSKEAQEGIKEWYLFINKLGTYSLDAFKELGQMYVDDERFTKNIDQFGDGLSRFMCDAMAVFADQNN, encoded by the coding sequence ATGAAAGTAAAAGAGGTTGCTGATCTCGTGGGAATTAGTGTGCGCACACTTCACCATTATGATGACATCGGGCTATTGATCCCAGAGGAAACCACGGAAGCAGGTTATCGTTTATACTCTGATAAGAATCTTGAAACGCTGCAGCAAATTTTATTTTTTAAAGAACTTGGCTTCCCTTTAAAGAAAATTAAAGAAATAATTGATAATCCAACATTTGATCGGCAAGAAGCACTAACAATCCAGCTTAAAATGCTACTAGAAAAAAAGAGCCGGCTCGATAAAATAATTGGGACGATTGAAAAAACAATTAAACATTCGAGAGGGGAAATACACATGTCAAATCAAGAAAAATTCGAAGGCTTTGACTTTAGTAAAAATCCATATGAACAAGAGGCAAGAGCAAAATGGGGTGATCAAGCAGTCGATGAAGCAAATGAAAAGGTAAAAAATATGACTGCTTTCGATCAAGAGAAATTCAACGAAATCTATCGTAACCTTGCCGCAATTCGCAATCTTTCAGCTGATTCCAAGGAAGCCCAGGAAGGAATTAAAGAATGGTATCTGTTTATAAATAAATTAGGAACCTACTCCCTTGATGCATTCAAGGAATTAGGGCAAATGTATGTAGATGACGAGCGTTTTACCAAGAACATAGATCAATTTGGGGATGGCCTATCCAGATTCATGTGTGATGCTATGGCGGTGTTTGCAGACCAAAATAACTAA
- a CDS encoding arsenate reductase family protein, whose product MAVTFYWYPKCSTCKNAKKWLEGHSIPLNEVHIVENAPSKEVLTELYETSGMELKKFFNTSGMKYRELGLKDKLKTMTEDEMLDLLSTDGMLVKRPIVTDGKKVTVGFNEKQFEDTWLS is encoded by the coding sequence TTGGCAGTAACATTTTATTGGTATCCAAAATGTAGCACTTGTAAAAATGCGAAAAAATGGCTTGAAGGACATTCTATTCCTTTAAATGAAGTACATATTGTTGAAAATGCACCGTCTAAGGAAGTTTTGACTGAGCTTTATGAAACAAGTGGAATGGAATTGAAAAAGTTCTTTAATACAAGTGGAATGAAGTATCGTGAATTAGGATTAAAAGATAAACTTAAAACGATGACAGAGGATGAAATGCTAGATCTTCTATCTACGGACGGAATGCTAGTTAAGAGACCGATTGTTACAGATGGAAAAAAGGTTACAGTAGGATTTAACGAGAAGCAGTTTGAAGACACGTGGTTATCGTAA
- a CDS encoding acetyl-CoA C-acetyltransferase — MREAVIVAGARTPVGKAKRGALANVRPDDLGALVVKETLKRANNYEGNIDDLIIGCAMPEAEQGLNMARNIGALAGLPNTVPAITINRYCSSGLQSIAYGAERIMLGSSDTILAGGAESMSIVPMTGHTVRPNIKLVESAPEYYMGMGHTAEAVAHKYGISREDQDAFAVRSHQRAAKAIQEGKFVDEIVPVEVTNRFLDKNNKPQEKTFSFSQDEGVRAETTLDVLGKLRPAFNVRGSVTAGNSSQMSDGAAAVLLMDKEKALSEGQKPLAKFRSFAVAGVPPEIMGIGPIEAIPKALKIAGLDLSDIGLFELNEAFASQSLAIVRTLGINEEIVNVNGGAIALGHPLGCSGAKLTLSLIHEMRRKNIQFGVVTMCIGGGMGAAGVFELI, encoded by the coding sequence GTGAGAGAAGCAGTAATAGTTGCAGGAGCTAGAACTCCAGTCGGAAAAGCAAAGCGCGGAGCCCTTGCAAATGTGCGTCCAGATGATCTTGGAGCATTAGTTGTAAAGGAAACGCTAAAGCGTGCAAATAATTATGAAGGTAATATTGATGACTTAATCATTGGTTGTGCAATGCCTGAAGCAGAACAAGGATTAAACATGGCTAGAAATATTGGGGCTCTTGCAGGCTTACCAAATACCGTTCCAGCCATTACAATCAACCGTTATTGCTCATCAGGTCTTCAAAGTATTGCTTACGGAGCAGAGCGTATCATGTTAGGTTCTTCAGATACGATTCTAGCTGGTGGAGCAGAATCAATGAGTATTGTTCCAATGACAGGTCATACAGTTAGACCTAACATTAAGCTTGTTGAAAGTGCTCCAGAATATTATATGGGAATGGGTCATACTGCAGAGGCAGTTGCTCATAAATATGGAATAAGCCGAGAAGATCAAGATGCATTTGCTGTAAGAAGTCATCAGCGTGCTGCAAAGGCGATTCAAGAAGGTAAATTTGTGGACGAGATTGTACCAGTAGAAGTAACAAACAGATTTCTTGATAAGAATAACAAGCCTCAAGAAAAAACGTTTTCCTTCTCACAGGATGAAGGTGTTCGTGCCGAAACTACCCTAGATGTTCTTGGGAAGCTTCGACCGGCTTTCAATGTAAGAGGAAGTGTAACAGCTGGTAACTCATCACAAATGAGTGACGGTGCCGCGGCAGTGTTATTAATGGATAAGGAAAAAGCTCTATCTGAAGGACAAAAGCCGTTAGCAAAATTCCGTTCATTTGCAGTAGCTGGTGTTCCACCAGAAATCATGGGAATTGGTCCAATTGAGGCTATTCCAAAAGCATTAAAGATTGCTGGACTTGATTTATCAGACATCGGACTTTTTGAACTAAACGAAGCATTTGCTTCTCAGTCGCTAGCTATCGTCAGAACGCTAGGAATTAACGAAGAAATCGTGAATGTAAATGGTGGCGCTATTGCATTAGGTCATCCACTAGGATGCTCAGGTGCAAAGTTAACATTATCTTTAATTCATGAAATGAGAAGAAAAAATATTCAATTTGGTGTTGTTACGATGTGTATCGGTGGCGGAATGGGCGCTGCTGGTGTGTTTGAACTAATATAA
- a CDS encoding toprim domain-containing protein, whose translation MEREIERVIIVEGKSDKKKLESVLNEEIEIICTNGTISTSRLDELIEELFDKEVYILVDADDSGEKIRRQFLRELPEAIHLYIDKTYREVAAAPEQHVATVLLSANLDVHANFL comes from the coding sequence ATGGAGCGTGAGATTGAACGAGTAATTATTGTAGAAGGTAAGTCGGATAAAAAGAAGCTAGAGTCTGTATTAAATGAGGAAATAGAGATCATTTGCACAAACGGCACAATTAGTACTAGCAGATTAGATGAACTAATTGAGGAACTTTTTGATAAAGAGGTTTATATTTTAGTGGATGCAGATGATTCTGGTGAAAAAATAAGAAGGCAATTTTTACGGGAATTGCCTGAAGCCATTCATCTATATATAGATAAGACATATCGTGAGGTGGCTGCCGCACCTGAGCAACATGTAGCCACAGTTTTGCTTAGTGCTAATTTAGATGTACATGCTAATTTTTTATAA
- the metX gene encoding homoserine O-acetyltransferase MetX — protein MPNVREEVYTEHGKIQLGAFTTELGITIPDVQIAFERVGPKSAPVIVVCHALTGNQFTVGTEDHPGWWSGLIGEGKNIDTAKWQVITMNVLGGCNGTTGPLNLNPKGHPYRANFPFVSVRDIVKSQYLALNQMGIQQVHAIIGGSLGGMQVLEWGVLYPNFSKLLFPLATSPYLSDFGMAYNSIARYAITNDPNWKNGEYDKNPEFGLSIARMIGMISYRSPELFNSRFSREAREGFGEHHQEKSYQVDSYLTYQGEKFLNRFDANSYLYLLKVMDHHDLGRNRGDWKRAIALIEAKIIAISYKGDIIYPTEFLEEVVNEHKKYHSSSKHHEVSTVFGHDGFLVEFDKWGHLVEEGLDCEIN, from the coding sequence ATGCCTAACGTGAGGGAAGAAGTTTATACGGAGCATGGCAAGATTCAACTAGGAGCATTTACAACTGAACTAGGCATTACAATTCCTGATGTTCAAATAGCTTTCGAGAGAGTTGGACCTAAATCCGCTCCTGTCATAGTCGTATGCCATGCATTAACTGGAAATCAATTTACGGTCGGTACAGAAGATCACCCTGGATGGTGGTCGGGCTTAATAGGAGAAGGGAAGAATATTGACACAGCTAAATGGCAGGTCATTACGATGAATGTCCTAGGTGGTTGTAATGGAACAACTGGTCCTTTAAATCTCAATCCAAAAGGGCACCCTTATCGCGCGAACTTTCCATTTGTTTCGGTAAGAGATATTGTCAAAAGTCAGTATCTTGCCCTAAACCAAATGGGGATACAGCAAGTTCACGCGATAATTGGGGGATCTCTAGGGGGAATGCAAGTGCTAGAATGGGGCGTGCTATATCCTAATTTCTCAAAGCTATTATTTCCACTAGCAACCTCACCTTATTTAAGTGATTTTGGAATGGCCTATAACTCTATAGCCAGATACGCAATTACCAATGATCCAAACTGGAAAAATGGTGAATATGATAAAAATCCAGAATTCGGGCTAAGTATTGCAAGGATGATTGGAATGATCTCCTATCGCTCACCTGAATTATTTAATTCCAGATTTTCTAGAGAAGCACGAGAAGGCTTTGGTGAACATCACCAAGAAAAGTCCTATCAGGTTGATTCGTACTTAACGTATCAGGGTGAGAAGTTTTTAAATAGATTTGATGCCAATAGTTATCTCTATCTATTAAAGGTAATGGATCACCACGATTTAGGTCGAAACCGTGGAGATTGGAAACGGGCAATAGCTTTAATAGAAGCCAAAATTATTGCAATTAGTTATAAGGGAGACATCATCTATCCTACAGAATTTTTAGAGGAAGTAGTTAATGAACATAAGAAGTATCATTCATCCTCAAAGCATCATGAAGTGTCCACTGTGTTTGGCCATGATGGGTTTTTAGTTGAATTTGACAAATGGGGACACCTAGTAGAGGAGGGCTTAGACTGTGAAATCAATTAA
- a CDS encoding acyl-CoA dehydrogenase family protein, translating into MSKTTENLIKGGSFLIEDLTADRIFTPEDFTEEHKMIGKTTEDFVVNDVLPHLEDIENHQFDKSVKLLKQAGELGLLGADVPEEYGGLGLDKISSAVITEKISRGGSFSLSFGAHVGIGSLPIVLFGNEEQKHQYLPDLASGERLAAYALTEPGSGSDALGARTTAKLNAEGTHYVLNGEKQWITNSGFADVFVVYAKVDGEHFSAFIVEKGYPGVSTGPEEKKMGIKGSSTRTLILEDALVPKENLLGELGKGHVIAFNILNIGRYKLAVGTIGGSKRLTDVAVQYANQRQQFKTPISSFSLIQEKLANMATKTYAMESSVYRTVGLYEDSMGRLTDEEVKDGKSMPAAIAEYAIECSLNKVFGSETLDYVVDEAVQIHGGYGFMAEYEVERVYRDSRINRIFEGTNEINRLLVPGTYLRKAMKGELPLFQKAQALQEELMMLMPEEVGDGVLEQEKYLVKNAKKIALLSMGLAAQKYGKSLDKEQEILSNIADIVSNVYAMESAVLRTEKAINKTGLEKNNQKLLYTQVYCQEAFNEIEAHAKETLIATETGDALRMMLSALKKFTRHTPINVIGKKREIAASIIEAGRFTL; encoded by the coding sequence ATGTCAAAAACAACTGAAAATTTGATTAAAGGTGGAAGCTTTTTAATCGAGGATCTTACAGCAGATCGAATTTTTACTCCAGAAGATTTTACAGAAGAGCATAAAATGATTGGTAAAACTACAGAGGACTTTGTAGTGAACGATGTATTACCTCATTTAGAAGATATTGAAAATCACCAGTTTGACAAGTCTGTAAAGCTTTTAAAGCAAGCGGGTGAGCTTGGACTATTAGGTGCTGATGTACCTGAAGAGTACGGCGGACTTGGACTAGATAAAATCAGTTCAGCTGTAATCACAGAGAAAATTTCACGTGGTGGAAGCTTCTCGTTATCATTCGGTGCTCACGTAGGAATCGGATCTTTACCAATCGTACTATTCGGTAACGAAGAGCAAAAGCATCAATACCTTCCAGATTTAGCTTCAGGTGAAAGATTAGCTGCTTACGCGTTAACTGAGCCAGGTTCAGGATCAGATGCATTAGGAGCTAGAACAACTGCTAAATTAAATGCAGAAGGCACTCACTATGTATTAAACGGTGAAAAGCAATGGATCACAAACTCTGGCTTTGCTGATGTATTTGTAGTGTATGCAAAGGTAGACGGAGAGCATTTCTCAGCATTTATCGTTGAAAAAGGATATCCAGGAGTTTCAACTGGTCCAGAAGAAAAGAAAATGGGAATTAAAGGTTCATCTACTCGTACATTAATTCTTGAAGATGCACTAGTTCCTAAAGAAAACCTGTTAGGAGAGCTTGGTAAAGGTCACGTTATTGCCTTTAACATCCTTAACATTGGTCGTTATAAGCTTGCTGTAGGTACAATTGGTGGATCTAAGCGTCTTACAGATGTAGCTGTTCAATATGCAAATCAACGTCAACAATTCAAAACACCTATTTCTAGCTTCTCACTAATTCAAGAAAAGCTTGCGAATATGGCAACGAAAACTTATGCAATGGAAAGCTCTGTATACCGTACAGTAGGACTTTATGAAGATAGCATGGGTCGTCTAACTGATGAAGAGGTTAAAGATGGTAAGTCAATGCCAGCAGCAATTGCAGAATATGCAATCGAGTGCTCATTAAATAAGGTGTTTGGTTCTGAAACTCTTGATTATGTAGTTGACGAAGCTGTTCAGATTCATGGTGGATACGGCTTCATGGCAGAGTATGAGGTAGAAAGAGTATACCGTGATTCTCGTATTAACCGTATCTTCGAAGGAACAAACGAAATTAACCGTTTACTAGTTCCAGGTACGTATTTACGTAAGGCAATGAAGGGTGAACTTCCTTTATTCCAAAAAGCACAAGCACTTCAAGAAGAGCTAATGATGCTAATGCCTGAAGAAGTTGGCGATGGCGTTCTTGAGCAAGAAAAGTATTTAGTAAAGAATGCAAAGAAAATTGCTCTATTATCAATGGGCTTAGCTGCACAAAAATATGGTAAGAGCCTAGATAAAGAGCAAGAAATCCTAAGTAATATTGCTGATATCGTAAGCAATGTTTATGCTATGGAGTCTGCAGTACTACGTACAGAAAAGGCAATTAACAAAACAGGACTTGAAAAGAACAATCAAAAGCTTCTTTACACTCAAGTATATTGCCAAGAAGCGTTCAATGAAATTGAAGCACATGCAAAAGAAACTTTAATTGCAACTGAAACTGGTGATGCGCTACGCATGATGTTATCTGCTCTTAAAAAGTTCACTCGCCACACTCCAATTAACGTTATTGGTAAAAAGCGTGAAATTGCTGCAAGTATCATTGAAGCTGGTCGTTTTACTCTATAA